The following proteins are co-located in the Syngnathus scovelli strain Florida chromosome 21, RoL_Ssco_1.2, whole genome shotgun sequence genome:
- the znf646 gene encoding zinc finger protein 646 isoform X2, whose translation MATLVEHTDAHLEQDEERKFKCDECGRGYRHAGSLANHKKAHDVGLFECHLCGKENSNALALKSHMRSHTAHKKYSCSRCGKAFRLATQLATHERAHRVSQSKTEDEEYEDMANNHWNNQSIHAENGLVDHNQPQCDSSDDADGRPFKCDLCDKTYIHLRSLSNHKKTHQVGIFECTVCFKLFNNMAALYSHQRTHKIRSGRGGGSSSASGFCANSTQEQFSPKSPDGPVNFCHLCQVVFPSEEEFQEHIQMHNSSSATFGLEDNTAESHHMTYNNITSPQSSFYAAPNDLAPLPSVDNCQGFDPPRGHMYSNSNQTPSSDCSQGQPPLVDPGIHNPLPNASGKDDASAADSDERPFRKKYPHLAALKSHLRLHKGHKSSFNPNGAGDWLASEQFSPVSDQGLFFSTQDAEDNDDPHLGLGTYLDRQDSAPDASVRPPHAELSTQRHMCADCGDSFADIAGIMAHSCPLLQQQHPSGDHNADGNFEDTVAQFQGLNETPRQSYFEQSFKENLSGEQLSGIAEEDDGDLFQCSICGNSYSSMQALRSHLRGHTQSRCAAASSGPSSLSSQEEARDEEPEEMMICSSCGESFASRQDLLAHQLEHVKHRDEDGVGASEGQACEEETQSVICGRCGTFCADDHHLESHNCAAEKKEEESAAAESGEEVEVKAKNLQHQARHHVRDQLEDRQHRCDQCGRSYRHSGSLLNHKKSHKTGVFKCSVCQKRFYNLLALKNHQRSHFDIKRHTCDECGKAFKIQKQLLIHLRRHKENRAKIKELNKQIQALMQMNNSEAEAAREAPERTTQAANAAVTSERTGDRRPFACEQCGRTYRHAGSLVNHKKSHKTGHYYCSICNKAYTNQLAVKNHLRTHFASRKHSCQKCGKGFRGKWQLVAHICGDSRKGGGRSSRSRAPKCIRCKETFQSRDQLAAHACDRSPASHDEERAFSCNICHRSYRHAGSLLNHKNTHKTGHFSCTFCAKPFSNPMALRNHTRIHTQQKKYACLTCGKAFRLASILHNHQKVHNRANARFSCPACGKSFRGRSGLKRHRCQRGRGEDGTQPEESQDKCFRCDLCGRSYRHAGSLLNHKKTHSENLHHCGLCLQTFPDPLALQMHSQMRRHCCPECGKTFCLITHLQSHMEVHSKDRSNVGSSGELEANGLSWTEPLSRSPENAGDQAGKSHVCEHCGRTYRHAGSLLNHKNSHKTGSFTCSACHKEFSNLMALKNHRRIHTEPKRYQCLECGKAFRVSTQLICHRRIHSKEKPFSCALCARSFSNKSNLRHHEKLHQNHHAYDDTSTFNLDANGFMGLDMGSFL comes from the exons ATGGCCACACTTGTAGAGCACACGGACGCTCACCTGGAGCAGGACGAGGAGCGCAAGTTCAAATGTGACGAATGCGGACGTGGCTACAGACATGCCGGCAGCCTCGCCAATCACAAAAAGGCTCACGACGTGGGATTGTTTGAGTGCCATTTGTGCGGCAAAGAGAACTCAAACGCTTTGGCTTTGAAAAGTCATATGCGGAGTCACACGGCTCACAAAAAGTACTCCTGTTCGCGATGCGGCAAGGCTTTCCGCCTGGCGACGCAACTCGCTACGCACGAGCGGGCTCACCGTGTCTCGCAATCAAAGACGGAGGACGAGGAGTATGAAGACATGGCAAATAATCATTGGAACAACCAGTCCATCCACGCGGAGAACGGCCTCGTTGATCACAACCAACCGCAGTGTGACTCGTCCGATGACGCCGACGGCCGGCCGTTCAAGTGCGACCTGTGTGACAAGACTTACATTCACCTCCGAAGCTTGAGCAACCACAAGAAGACTCACCAGGTGGGAATATTTGAGTGCACCGTCTGCTTCAAACTCTTCAACAACATGGCCGCGCTCTACAGCCACCAGAGGACACACAAAATCCGAAGCGGCCGCGGCGGAGGCAGTAGCTCAGCGTCCGGCTTCTGCGCTAACTCCACACAGGAGCAGTTTTCTCCAAAGAGTCCGGACGGTCCCGTCAACTTCTGCCATTTGTGTCAGGTTGTGTTCCCTAGTGAGGAGGAGTTCCAGGAGCACATCCAAATGCACAACTCTTCGTCGGCAACCTTTGGCCTGGAGGACAACACAGCAGAGAGCCACCATATGACCTACAACAACATTACCTCGCCTCAATCCAGCTTTTACGCAGCTCCTAACGATCTCGCTCCCTTGCCATCGGTCgataattgtcaaggttttgacCCGCCGCGCGGTCACATGTATTCAAACAGTAATCAAACACCGTCTTCCGACTGCTCTCAGGGACAACCCCCGCTCGTGGACCCCGGAATTCACAATCCGCTTCCGAATGCGTCCGGAAAGGACGACGCTTCCGCGGCCGATTCGGACGAGCGGCCCTTCAG GAAGAAGTACCCGCACCTGGCTGCGCTCAAGAGTCACCTCCGCCTACACAAAGGTCACAAATCCTCATTCAACCCCAACGGAGCGGGGGACTGGCTCGCCTCTGAACAATTTTCTCCAGTCAGCGACCAGGGGCTTTTCTTCTCAACACAGGATGCGGAGGACAACGACGATCCTCATCTCGGACTCGGCACGTACCTCGATCGTCAGGACTCGGCTCCAGATGCGAGCGTGCGGCCACCTCACGCCGAGCTTTCCACGCAGAGGCACATGTGCGCCGACTGCGGGGACTCTTTTGCGGACATCGCCGGGATCATGGCGCACTCGTGCCCTCTGCTTCAACAGCAGCACCCGAGCGGGGACCACAACGCCGACGGGAACTTTGAGGACACCGTCGCGCAGTTTCAAGGACTGAACGAGACCCCTCGTCAGAGTTACTTTGAGCAGAGCTTCAAAGAAAATCTGAGCGGCGAGCAGCTGAGCGGCATCGCCGAAGAAGACGACGGCGACCTTTTTCAGTGTTCCATTTGCggaaacagctacagcagcatgcAGGCCCTCAGGAGCCATCTCCGAGGTCACACGCAGTCCCGGTGCGCCGCCGCCAGCTCGGGACCCTCGTCCTTGTCCTCCCAGGAGGAGGCCAGAGACGAGGAACCGGAGGAGATGATGATCTGCAGTTCCTGCGGCGAAAGTTTCGCCAGCAGGCAGGACTTGCTCGCCCATCAGCTCGAGCACGTCAAGCACCGAGACGAAGACGGCGTCGGCGCGAGTGAGGGCCAAGCGTGCGAGGAGGAGACGCAAAGCGTCATCTGCGGTCGCTGTGGAACCTTCTGCGCCGACGACCATCATCTGGAAAGCCACAATTGCGCGGCggagaagaaagaagaggaaTCGGCAGCGGCAGAAAGCGGCGAGGAAGTGGAAGTAAAAGCGAAGAACTTGCAGCACCAAGCCCGGCACCACGTCAGGGACCAATTGGAGGACCGTCAGCACAGATGCGATCAGTGCGGCCGCTCGTACAGACACTCGGGTTCTCTCCTCAACCACAAGAAGTCTCACAAAACGGGAGTGTTCAAGTGCAGCGTGTGTCAGAAACGCTTTTACAACCTATTGGCTCTTAAGAACCACCAGAGGTCCCACTTTGACATCAAGCG GCATACTTGCGACGAGTGCGGCAAAGCCTTCAAAATCCAGAAGCAGCTTTTGATCCACCTCCGGAGGCACAAGGAGAACCGAGCCAAGATCAAAGAGCTGAACAAACAGATCCAGGCCCTGATGCAGATGaacaattctgaggccgaggccGCCCGTGAAGCGCCGGAACGAACGACGCAAGCGGCCAACGCCGCGGTCACATCGGAGCGCACGGGCGACAGGCGACCCTTTGCATGCGAGCAGTGCGGGCGCACGTATCGCCACGCCGGCAGTCTGGTCAACCACAAAAAGTCCCACAAGACAGGCCACTATTATTGTTCTATCTGCAACAAAGCTTACACCAATCAACTGGCCGTCAAGAACCACTTGCGCACGCACTTTGCCAGTCGGAAACATTCTTGCCAAAAGTGCGGGAAAGGCTTCCGTGGAAAATGGCAGCTAGTGGCTCACATCTGCGGGGACTCCCGGAAGGGCGGCGGGCGGAGCTCGAGGTCTCGAGCTCCAAAGTGCATACGATGTAAAGAGACGTTTCAGTCCCGTGACCAACTGGCAGCCCACGCCTGCGACCGCTCCCCGGCGAGTCACGACGAAGAGCGTGCGTTCTCCTGCAACATTTGCCACCGTAGCTATCGGCACGCGGGCAGCCTCCTCAACCACAAGAACACGCACAAGACGGGACACTTCTCCTGCACCTTCTGCGCCAAGCCCTTCAGCAACCCCATGGCGCTGCGCAACCACACTCGCATCCACACGCAGCAGAAGAAATATGCGTGTTTGACGTGCGGGAAGGCCTTCCGCCTCGCCAGCATCCTGCACAACCATCAGAAGGTCCACAACCGCGCCAACGCCCGCTTCAGCTGTCCGGCGTGCGGGAAGAGCTTCCGGGGAAGGTCCGGACTCAAGAGGCACCGCTGCCAAAGGGGTCGTGGAGAGGACGGGACGCAGCCAGAAGAGAGCCAGGACAAGTGCTTCAG GTGCGATCTTTGCGGGCGCTCGTACCGCCACGCCGGCTCCCTCCTCAACCACAAGAAAACTCACTCTGAAAACCTCCACCACTGCGGCCTTTGTCTGCAGACCTTCCCGGACCCCCTGGCTCTCCAGATGCACTCCCAGATGAGGCGCCATTGCTGCCCGGAATGCGGCAAGACCTTctgcctcatcacacacttgcagagcCACATGGAGGTTCACTCCAAGGATCGCTCCAACGTTGGCAGCTCGGGTGAACTCGAGGCTAACGGCCTTAGCTGGACCGAGCCTTTGTCCCGTTCTCCCGAAAACGCCGGCGACCAGGCGGGGAAGAGCCACGTGTGCGAGCACTGCGGCCGCACTTACCGCCACGCCGGCTCTCTCCTCAACCACAAGAACAGCCACAAAACGGGCTCCTTCACCTGCAGCGCTTGCCACAAGGAATTCTCCAACCTGATGGCCCTCAAGAACCACCGCCGTATTCACACGGAACCAAAGCGCTACCAGTGCCTGGAGTGCGGCAAGGCCTTCCGCGTGTCCACGCAGCTCATATGTCACCGGAGGATCCACAGCAAAGAGAAGCCCTTCTCCTGTGCGCTGTGCGCCAGAAGCTTCTCCAACAAGTCCAACCTGAGGCACCATGAGAAGTTGCACCAGAACCATCACGCTTACGACGACACCTCCACGTTTAACTTGGATGCTAACGGCTTCATGGGCTTGGACATGGGCTCGTTCCTTTAA
- the znf646 gene encoding zinc finger protein 646 isoform X3, translating to MATLVEHTDAHLEQDEERKFKCDECGRGYRHAGSLANHKKAHDVGLFECHLCGKENSNALALKSHMRSHTAHKKYSCSRCGKAFRLATQLATHERAHRVSQSKTEDEEYEDMANNHWNNQSIHAENGLVDHNQPQCDSSDDADGRPFKCDLCDKTYIHLRSLSNHKKTHQVGIFECTVCFKLFNNMAALYSHQRTHKIRSGRGGGSSSASGFCANSTQEQFSPKSPDGPVNFCHLCQVVFPSEEEFQEHIQMHNSSSATFGLEDNTAESHHMTYNNITSPQSSFYAAPNDLAPLPSVDNCQGFDPPRGHMYSNSNQTPSSDCSQGQPPLVDPGIHNPLPNASGKDDASAADSDERPFRCQICGKSYRHSGSLINHKRSHQDAEDNDDPHLGLGTYLDRQDSAPDASVRPPHAELSTQRHMCADCGDSFADIAGIMAHSCPLLQQQHPSGDHNADGNFEDTVAQFQGLNETPRQSYFEQSFKENLSGEQLSGIAEEDDGDLFQCSICGNSYSSMQALRSHLRGHTQSRCAAASSGPSSLSSQEEARDEEPEEMMICSSCGESFASRQDLLAHQLEHVKHRDEDGVGASEGQACEEETQSVICGRCGTFCADDHHLESHNCAAEKKEEESAAAESGEEVEVKAKNLQHQARHHVRDQLEDRQHRCDQCGRSYRHSGSLLNHKKSHKTGVFKCSVCQKRFYNLLALKNHQRSHFDIKRHTCDECGKAFKIQKQLLIHLRRHKENRAKIKELNKQIQALMQMNNSEAEAAREAPERTTQAANAAVTSERTGDRRPFACEQCGRTYRHAGSLVNHKKSHKTGHYYCSICNKAYTNQLAVKNHLRTHFASRKHSCQKCGKGFRGKWQLVAHICGDSRKGGGRSSRSRAPKCIRCKETFQSRDQLAAHACDRSPASHDEERAFSCNICHRSYRHAGSLLNHKNTHKTGHFSCTFCAKPFSNPMALRNHTRIHTQQKKYACLTCGKAFRLASILHNHQKVHNRANARFSCPACGKSFRGRSGLKRHRCQRGRGEDGTQPEESQDKCFRCDLCGRSYRHAGSLLNHKKTHSENLHHCGLCLQTFPDPLALQMHSQMRRHCCPECGKTFCLITHLQSHMEVHSKDRSNVGSSGELEANGLSWTEPLSRSPENAGDQAGKSHVCEHCGRTYRHAGSLLNHKNSHKTGSFTCSACHKEFSNLMALKNHRRIHTEPKRYQCLECGKAFRVSTQLICHRRIHSKEKPFSCALCARSFSNKSNLRHHEKLHQNHHAYDDTSTFNLDANGFMGLDMGSFL from the exons ATGGCCACACTTGTAGAGCACACGGACGCTCACCTGGAGCAGGACGAGGAGCGCAAGTTCAAATGTGACGAATGCGGACGTGGCTACAGACATGCCGGCAGCCTCGCCAATCACAAAAAGGCTCACGACGTGGGATTGTTTGAGTGCCATTTGTGCGGCAAAGAGAACTCAAACGCTTTGGCTTTGAAAAGTCATATGCGGAGTCACACGGCTCACAAAAAGTACTCCTGTTCGCGATGCGGCAAGGCTTTCCGCCTGGCGACGCAACTCGCTACGCACGAGCGGGCTCACCGTGTCTCGCAATCAAAGACGGAGGACGAGGAGTATGAAGACATGGCAAATAATCATTGGAACAACCAGTCCATCCACGCGGAGAACGGCCTCGTTGATCACAACCAACCGCAGTGTGACTCGTCCGATGACGCCGACGGCCGGCCGTTCAAGTGCGACCTGTGTGACAAGACTTACATTCACCTCCGAAGCTTGAGCAACCACAAGAAGACTCACCAGGTGGGAATATTTGAGTGCACCGTCTGCTTCAAACTCTTCAACAACATGGCCGCGCTCTACAGCCACCAGAGGACACACAAAATCCGAAGCGGCCGCGGCGGAGGCAGTAGCTCAGCGTCCGGCTTCTGCGCTAACTCCACACAGGAGCAGTTTTCTCCAAAGAGTCCGGACGGTCCCGTCAACTTCTGCCATTTGTGTCAGGTTGTGTTCCCTAGTGAGGAGGAGTTCCAGGAGCACATCCAAATGCACAACTCTTCGTCGGCAACCTTTGGCCTGGAGGACAACACAGCAGAGAGCCACCATATGACCTACAACAACATTACCTCGCCTCAATCCAGCTTTTACGCAGCTCCTAACGATCTCGCTCCCTTGCCATCGGTCgataattgtcaaggttttgacCCGCCGCGCGGTCACATGTATTCAAACAGTAATCAAACACCGTCTTCCGACTGCTCTCAGGGACAACCCCCGCTCGTGGACCCCGGAATTCACAATCCGCTTCCGAATGCGTCCGGAAAGGACGACGCTTCCGCGGCCGATTCGGACGAGCGGCCCTTCAGGTGTCAGATCTGCGGCAAGAGCTACCGCCACTCCGGAAGCCTTATCAACCACAAGCGCTCACATCAG GATGCGGAGGACAACGACGATCCTCATCTCGGACTCGGCACGTACCTCGATCGTCAGGACTCGGCTCCAGATGCGAGCGTGCGGCCACCTCACGCCGAGCTTTCCACGCAGAGGCACATGTGCGCCGACTGCGGGGACTCTTTTGCGGACATCGCCGGGATCATGGCGCACTCGTGCCCTCTGCTTCAACAGCAGCACCCGAGCGGGGACCACAACGCCGACGGGAACTTTGAGGACACCGTCGCGCAGTTTCAAGGACTGAACGAGACCCCTCGTCAGAGTTACTTTGAGCAGAGCTTCAAAGAAAATCTGAGCGGCGAGCAGCTGAGCGGCATCGCCGAAGAAGACGACGGCGACCTTTTTCAGTGTTCCATTTGCggaaacagctacagcagcatgcAGGCCCTCAGGAGCCATCTCCGAGGTCACACGCAGTCCCGGTGCGCCGCCGCCAGCTCGGGACCCTCGTCCTTGTCCTCCCAGGAGGAGGCCAGAGACGAGGAACCGGAGGAGATGATGATCTGCAGTTCCTGCGGCGAAAGTTTCGCCAGCAGGCAGGACTTGCTCGCCCATCAGCTCGAGCACGTCAAGCACCGAGACGAAGACGGCGTCGGCGCGAGTGAGGGCCAAGCGTGCGAGGAGGAGACGCAAAGCGTCATCTGCGGTCGCTGTGGAACCTTCTGCGCCGACGACCATCATCTGGAAAGCCACAATTGCGCGGCggagaagaaagaagaggaaTCGGCAGCGGCAGAAAGCGGCGAGGAAGTGGAAGTAAAAGCGAAGAACTTGCAGCACCAAGCCCGGCACCACGTCAGGGACCAATTGGAGGACCGTCAGCACAGATGCGATCAGTGCGGCCGCTCGTACAGACACTCGGGTTCTCTCCTCAACCACAAGAAGTCTCACAAAACGGGAGTGTTCAAGTGCAGCGTGTGTCAGAAACGCTTTTACAACCTATTGGCTCTTAAGAACCACCAGAGGTCCCACTTTGACATCAAGCG GCATACTTGCGACGAGTGCGGCAAAGCCTTCAAAATCCAGAAGCAGCTTTTGATCCACCTCCGGAGGCACAAGGAGAACCGAGCCAAGATCAAAGAGCTGAACAAACAGATCCAGGCCCTGATGCAGATGaacaattctgaggccgaggccGCCCGTGAAGCGCCGGAACGAACGACGCAAGCGGCCAACGCCGCGGTCACATCGGAGCGCACGGGCGACAGGCGACCCTTTGCATGCGAGCAGTGCGGGCGCACGTATCGCCACGCCGGCAGTCTGGTCAACCACAAAAAGTCCCACAAGACAGGCCACTATTATTGTTCTATCTGCAACAAAGCTTACACCAATCAACTGGCCGTCAAGAACCACTTGCGCACGCACTTTGCCAGTCGGAAACATTCTTGCCAAAAGTGCGGGAAAGGCTTCCGTGGAAAATGGCAGCTAGTGGCTCACATCTGCGGGGACTCCCGGAAGGGCGGCGGGCGGAGCTCGAGGTCTCGAGCTCCAAAGTGCATACGATGTAAAGAGACGTTTCAGTCCCGTGACCAACTGGCAGCCCACGCCTGCGACCGCTCCCCGGCGAGTCACGACGAAGAGCGTGCGTTCTCCTGCAACATTTGCCACCGTAGCTATCGGCACGCGGGCAGCCTCCTCAACCACAAGAACACGCACAAGACGGGACACTTCTCCTGCACCTTCTGCGCCAAGCCCTTCAGCAACCCCATGGCGCTGCGCAACCACACTCGCATCCACACGCAGCAGAAGAAATATGCGTGTTTGACGTGCGGGAAGGCCTTCCGCCTCGCCAGCATCCTGCACAACCATCAGAAGGTCCACAACCGCGCCAACGCCCGCTTCAGCTGTCCGGCGTGCGGGAAGAGCTTCCGGGGAAGGTCCGGACTCAAGAGGCACCGCTGCCAAAGGGGTCGTGGAGAGGACGGGACGCAGCCAGAAGAGAGCCAGGACAAGTGCTTCAG GTGCGATCTTTGCGGGCGCTCGTACCGCCACGCCGGCTCCCTCCTCAACCACAAGAAAACTCACTCTGAAAACCTCCACCACTGCGGCCTTTGTCTGCAGACCTTCCCGGACCCCCTGGCTCTCCAGATGCACTCCCAGATGAGGCGCCATTGCTGCCCGGAATGCGGCAAGACCTTctgcctcatcacacacttgcagagcCACATGGAGGTTCACTCCAAGGATCGCTCCAACGTTGGCAGCTCGGGTGAACTCGAGGCTAACGGCCTTAGCTGGACCGAGCCTTTGTCCCGTTCTCCCGAAAACGCCGGCGACCAGGCGGGGAAGAGCCACGTGTGCGAGCACTGCGGCCGCACTTACCGCCACGCCGGCTCTCTCCTCAACCACAAGAACAGCCACAAAACGGGCTCCTTCACCTGCAGCGCTTGCCACAAGGAATTCTCCAACCTGATGGCCCTCAAGAACCACCGCCGTATTCACACGGAACCAAAGCGCTACCAGTGCCTGGAGTGCGGCAAGGCCTTCCGCGTGTCCACGCAGCTCATATGTCACCGGAGGATCCACAGCAAAGAGAAGCCCTTCTCCTGTGCGCTGTGCGCCAGAAGCTTCTCCAACAAGTCCAACCTGAGGCACCATGAGAAGTTGCACCAGAACCATCACGCTTACGACGACACCTCCACGTTTAACTTGGATGCTAACGGCTTCATGGGCTTGGACATGGGCTCGTTCCTTTAA